TGGCCTAGGAAGCTCACTGTGACTCCAGGTCTGCTTGAGCGTTGTTGAAGTACATGGAGTTTTTAATCCAAATTATCCTAAGAATTATGAACAAAATAACTGacattttcataaacatttaataagcattcaagaggattccaagtttaaaaCAGGCTACGGTGaacttggtggtgcatgcctataatagagactcaggaggctgaggaagaagacTTACAAATTCCGGCCTGCCGCAGCAACttacaagatcctgtctcaaaaaataaaaaggcctaaggatgtgacttagtggtagagcccctTTCATTCAatcctgggttaaaaagtaaatagGCTGGTAAGGGCCTGAGGCAGCAGCCAAGCAGGGTCTGGTTAGACCTGGCCAAGGCAGAGCGGAATCGTCTGGAGAGCACCAGGCAGGTAGGCCTTGGTGGGGCCTCAGGTGAggaggcaaaaaagaaaagtgagcattactgtgtgaggccctgggcctgTGGCCGGCCATAAGACTTGGTCCCTTTGGAGCTGTCTTTCAGGGCTCATGaaacaggagggaggaggggcaaTGGTCTTGAGTGGGGAAGCCAGCGGTAGGCAGCAAGACGGGAGTGAGGGGCAGCAGTTGGAGGCGAGTCTTAGCGTCAGAGGTGGGACCATCCCCTTCTAGGGGTACACCCAGGGTGGTCCATGTGGCATGAATGTCTCATGAAGGCAGGGCATAGGCATTGGCGGAACAGTAGACTACGTGGGGTTTCTGGGTCTCTCCTTGCTGCATTCTGATCAGAATTCCTTCTTGTTATCCAAAACTAGTATACTGGGGGGCTGTGCCACGCTGTGCCTGAGGTTGCTCACTATGGCCCCTTGGGCTGTCCCACTCTTGGCTGTCGTGGGTGGTGCTGCCTTTAGCACAGCctcttccagcctctgctctcagttcTGTGCACATGCCCAGAAGTGGCCCAGGGGGAGAAGGGGACTGCTGTACTGCGCAGTCCCCTTCTCCCCCTGGAGCTGCTGGACATGTTCCCTAAGAACAGTGGCCTTGAGGCTCTCTGGCTTGCTGGTGTGTGCATGTTGCTTCTGCCCCTCTCACAGCTGGGCGCTTGTCTTCTGTTGAGTTGTAGCAGTTCTTTGTGTGTTCTGGACACAACTCTTGGCAGGTGTATGGCTGCTGGGCGCTTTCTACTTTCCATGGCTATCCTTTACTTCATCTCCATAAAGGACAGTTCCTTGGATTTTTCCTTGTTACACATGATTTTTCACGGATGGTAGAACTCCTGGGTGGCTGGGCTCCAGGAGGTATATGGCCTGCCCTGGGGAGGCAGGCCCTGACTGTCATGTCCCCACAGTCATACCTGCTGATGGTGACCGTCATCTTCCTGCCCTACATCAGCAAGGCCACCAGTTGGTGCAAAGACAGGCTTGTGGGTAGGTGTCAGTGGCAGTCCTGCATTGAGGCAAAGGGAGGCACCACAGGGGTCGGGCTGTTCATGAAGACTGCCATGTTGGGGCAAGGCACACACATGTGGTGACCCTCCCACCCCTCAGCAGCTCCACACCAGCTCCTCTCCTGGGCTATACATTCCCAGTCCCTAAAGGAAGCAGGCAGGGATAACCACACTGGCCCCACAGCCCATGGGCTGAGCCAGCTCCTCCCTCCTATGCCTGCAGGTCACAGGGACCCCCCCACCCACAGTGCAGAGGTCTTCAGCTTCGACCTGCATGAGCCCCTCAGTAAGGAACGGGTGGAAGCCTTCAGTGATGGTGTCTACGCCATTGTGGCCACGCTCCTCATCCTGGACATCTGGTGAGGACCCAAGCGGGGGCAGCCCTGTCTCATCTTCAGGTCCCTGGCATCTTGTCCTGGCCACACCAGAAAGGCTCAGCTTCACCCTCCTGTGGGTGCAGAGCTCCCTGGGAGGGTTTCCCCAAGAATAAGAACGCCCCTCAGGCCTTGGCCCCACCTAGGTCCCTTCAGGCATGTCTGTGGATATGGGCAGCTTAGACTGCCATGGGAATCTGTTGGAGCTCTGATCTGAGCAATCACTTTTATTTCCAAGTGTTAGTTTGCTTTTTCAAGTCTTCCAGGCTTCCTAAATCTCTTGACTCCTTAGTCACATCTCAGTGCACACTTTTATtgcattaaacatttaaaaactttttgtttgttttgggggtttttgtttgcttgtttttgcagtactggggggTTAATCAAGGTAcgctaccactgtgctacatctgcagcccttttattttgacacaggaccttgctaagtgcccaggctgacctcagcctcccaagttagctggagttataggcatgcacccctgtactgtgaagttttaaaaatttgtagcaaatattttttgtagtaccTGATTCCTAAAGCCTATGATCTGTTTTCTTTTGCCCTGCAGCCAGATGCTGTGGGTGGGGAAGTATGGCTGAGGGGAAGCCCTCACCATCCACAGGTCTCATGCTCCTCCTGTGTGACCCCCAGGTTCTCCCACACACCCTTCCCCACTGCCCACAGTTTTGGAGGTGCAGGTCTCTGGCTGCCTCAGGAGCCACCATCCTCCACATTATTTGATGAAAGGTGTCTTTCCTGGGCCTCCAGGGCCAGGCACATTGTTGGAGCTTCTTATGGGTGAGGGCTGCTCCCAGCAAGGAGAGCAGAGAGCATGCCAATTAGGAATCTGTTCCGGGTGAATTAAGGGGAGAGCACAAACACCTCAGCGTGCCACACACACGATACCACATCAGGAACATTTCCTGTGCAGAGGTGTCCAGGTGTCCGCCCAAGTTAGCACCGATGCTCAGCCCACCTCCCTGGGGCCTGTGGGCTCCTGGGGAAGCTGGTGCAAATGCCTGTGTTCATGCTCCTCAGCGAGGACAACGTCCCAGACCCCAAGGCCGTGAAGGAACAGTTCCGCGGGAGCCTCGTGGCAGCCCTGGGCGCCTATGGGCCACACTTCCTGGCATACTTCGGCTCCTTTGCCACAGTGGGTCTGCTCTGGTTTGCACACCACTCGCTCTTCCTGCACGTCCGCAAGGCCACACAGGCCATGGGTCTGCTCAACACCCTCTCCCTGGCCTTTGTGGGTGGCCTCCCTCTGGCCTACCAGCAGACTGCAGCCTTCGCCAGGCAGCCACGAGATGAGCTGGAGCGTGTGCGCCTCAGCTGTGCCATTGTCTTCTTCGCCAGCATCTTCCAGTTTGCCATCTGGACTGCGGCCCTGCTGCGCCAGGCAGAGACGCTGCAGCCAGCTGTGCGATTTGGTGGGCAGGAGCATGCCTTCATGTTTGCCAAGCTTGCGCTATACCCCTGTGCCAGCCTGCTGGCCTTTGCAGCCACCTGCCTGCTGAGCAGATTCAGCACAGCCATCTTCCACGTCATGCAGATTGCAGTGCCCTTCGCCTTTCTGCTGCTGCGCCTCCTCGTGCGCCTGGCTCTGGCCAGCCTGCATGGCCTACGCCACCTGCGGCCAGCACAACCTCTCCGGAGCCAGGCCCCAGAGGAGGCCCAGTCCCAgctcctgccttcctcctgctAGTGGAAGCTATGCCTGCCCCTGAAGGAAGCCTTGGGGGTTGGGCCAGCAGGCCCCATGGATCCACAGTCTGGGTTTTGCCTCCATTGTGAAATATCAAGATCTGTTTCAGAGTATGCAAATTGTCCTCCTTTTTTACACTACGAGGAGTTCCACAGGAACTCAGTCTCTGCTGTTAGCCACCCACTTTCCTCCTAGACTCCAACACTACCAGGAAGATTGCCCCTCTGGAACCTGAAGCCAGTGGTCCTCCTGCCCCACCGCCTGTACCCCCTGTAGCCATGCCCTGGCCCACCCTCTCAGCAGTGCAGAGCTGCCCTGGTGAGACTGTAGTccaccaccccctccccacctgTCACACAAATGAAGAAGAGGTGGCCATGGAACAGTGAAGTCCAGATTCTATTCATCCTGATATAAATTAGGTCACATTCAAGGAGTGGTTAGTCAGTCACGCACAGGACTAGCACACAGGGACATACACCCAGTGGGCAGACAGTCTCACATAAATGGAGGACAAGCCACACTGACCACAACAAACAATTCTTGCAAATGAGAATCAAGGCAAAAGCTAGTTATACCACTAAGACGTGTTTCGGACATTACATATGACATGAACACAAGGAATGTCTACACAAGAGACCACAAGTGGCCCCCAGGACGCATTTGTGCAATTTTGGCAGAAGCAGGAGAAGGGGCTGGGCTTAATGGCACCAAGGCTCTCCAGGGCTGCAGGCAAGGCCACAGCCACTTCTAAGGTCAAGGGCCATGGCCATGCAGACCCAGTGCCAGCAGACAAAGGGAGATCTGACTGAGGCCTCTTTTTTAGGGTTGGGACCTCTGGAGACTTCCCACATAGGTTTCTTGTTTCTGGTCAGACTCCTTTGGGATCTGAGGTGCAAGAGCTATCTTGGCATGGTGCCCCAGGGTGGCCCGGAAGCAGAACTGCCTGGGGGATCGAGCCAGGGCAAGAAGGGAACATGGGACATTTGCTGGCAAGCAGCAGGCATGTAAAGTGCTGTGGTTGAGCCTGAGGCCTGGGGGTGGTCTACACTTCCACCAGTGCACGCCAGCCCTGCCCGTGGACTCTGGGGCCCAAGGGAATATGCTCAGGGCCCAGCCCACACTCCAGCTGGGCTCAAGGTGGACTGACAGGTGTGGGAATGCTGTTCCCCTTGCCTTAGCCTTCGCCACCAGCCCTAGAGAAGGGTGGCCAGGCCCAGTCAGTACTGCACAGATCCTGCAGCCACATTCCACAGTGCAAGCTGGAAAAAAGGGAAGGCACCTTCCCCAAGACAGAGGTGGCCACCTTCCCACCGGGAGGGGCAGGAAAAGCTGACAGCACTTGCTACTACAGGGCCAGTAGGAGGTACAGTAATAGTTCCAGGGGAATGGTCTGAGTGGCACATGTGGCCCTTGTCCAGTGCTGTCCAGTTCATAGTGCTCAGGTGGAGGGTTACAAAGAGGTTGTCGACCCCCAGCCTGGGCCCTACCTCCCGGTCCTCCCTTCCCCAGGACTTCCATGACTAACACAGGTATGGGATCCCAGCCCCTGAGGGAACAGTGCCCACCTGCTACACAGCTGCCCTTGGGCCAAGGGGGAGATGGCCACCCGCCTCCCATCAGTGTCCACGTAACACCAGACAAGGACAAGAGCCAGAAACAACTAGGCCTGGGAAGATACTGGGGTCCAGGTGATGGGTCCATCTGCTGGCCAGCCAGTGTGTGAACTTGGAGCAGCTGAAGACAGGAAACCAGCCTTCTTAAGCTTCTACTTAGGGTCACCCTCAAGGGCAGATGAGGTGTCTGCTCTGGTGTCCCTGGTGGTGCCAACCTTTCTGGGTCTCTGCTTGGCCTTCCTTAGCATGTGTACCTGTTTGAGATGGGGGAAGGGTCAGTATGACATAGATCACAGTCCTGGGACCCCAGGAGGCCAATGCCCTGGATGGGGCCATCTTCAGCCCACTGCCCATCCTCAGCCAGGCCTCTTCTCTTGAGGCCCAGGATTCATGTCTTTTGAGGCCTGGCCACTCTTACCAGAATCCCATGACTACCTGGCCTCTGGGAGGCCCAGCCCACTTGAGCAGCAATGGCCGCTgcacagccacagcccacctgggCTTAGCCCTCATCAGCATACCTTGGGACCAGCAGCTGAGATGATCATATGCCCTGGGGCCTGAACCCAGGGCTCACCATCCACCTGCACAGGAGTAGCCTTGAGGAGCGTGACTCGGAAATAGGAACCCTGGGCGATGCGGATACCAGAGCGCAGCCCACCCTGCACCTGGCCCTGGGCAGAGACAGGCCAGGCTTAGTGGGCCCACGGGTGCCATGAGGGCCGCCCGCTGGGCTCCCGTGCTCACCATGTGCACGACGCCTGTCACACCCACCACCTCCAGCAGCCCGTCGTCCATGCGTGGCTTCTCGAACCTCGGGTCGCTGTCTGAGCCCCACAGGTCAgcccctgagccccagctgcCCCAAGAGGAGGGAGGGGCGTGCACAGATTAGGCCCAACTGACACTGCTCAGCCCAAGCCACacagtctcctgggagcccagccCCACACCTGGGGATGTTGATGAAGATGAGGCCCTCAATGCTGGGCAGCTCCACCTCCTGCTGTTCAACCTGCAGCCTGAGCTCCCTGTGGAGGCCGCGGGAGTGGCTGATCTTCTGTAGCCCAACCCGCACATACACACCCTTATTGTGGAACCTGCCGGAGAAGACACACTTGCAGTCACTGGCTGATGGCTGCTGCCTTGCCGACAGAAGCCCCAGCTCCTGGCACTGCCCTTGTGGTACCTGCTGGTGAACTTGCCAGGCTCCTCCTCCCTCGCCTGGTGGAAGTCCAGACTGAGCTCAGCATCAATGCCAATGCCACAGTAGTTACTCATCTGCACAATCTGAGGAAAAGGGTGTCAGCAGGTCACCAGCCAGCCCCCAGCAACCCAGTGCAATCCAACGCACCAGCAGCTCAGAGGAGCAGCCTCATATTCCAAGTGGGGGTGCCAGTACTCCTGCACATGGCTGAGGAGGGAGCATTTCTGTGCACCTCAAGAGCCACCTGCAAGAGCCAAGCAGGGGGCACACTGGTACCTTGGGGGGCTCTGTGTCCACTACACTGTTCTCGGTACTACTGGCCTCCTGGGCGTCCAGCAGGATGGTCCAGCGGTCCATAAGCACAGCATCAGCCTCATCCACAGACACAAGCACAGAGAACGGGTCTTCCCCGCTGTAGCCTGCTCCCCAGCGGAGCACTCGGCCAAGGTCATTCCCTGGGACAGAGGTAAGGCAATGACTCCCACACACCATCACAGAACAGAGCCCCACCACAGGACAGAAAACCCAGCACAGGCCTGGAGCAAAACTAGGGGCAGGGAGAGCCATGAGGCCCCAGTCTTCAACTCAATGGCTGGCCCCACCTGTGCCCAGGGGCAGGATGGCTACGGATGGCTCTGGACAGGCCAGACGGTGTCGTATCTCCTCCAGAGCGCCAAGCACCCAGCCCACGGTGCCATCCCCACCACACACCAGCACCCGGAAGCAGGGTACCTGGGAGAACAGATGAAACCTGCAGCAGGAAATAGGAAGTGTCCCACCACAGTGCAGCAGCTCCTTCCACATGCCTGTCTCCAGCCACATAGAGGACCTGAAGGTTCCATCTTGGAGCTCCAACTGGAGTTCCCAGTGGCCACAGACAGCAGCGGGGCCCTCCCGCCTGCAGCAGACCCTGACTCACCCAGGAAGAGGCCCCCCATTGGTCAGCTCGAAGACCTGGTGTGGGTTCAGCAGCCTGCGGAAGCTGCAGAGCAGGTCTCGGCCCTTGAGGCCCCCACTTTTGGGGTTCACGAACACGAGGAGCGGGCAGCAATCTGAGGGCAGCTTCATGTGCTGAGAAGCAGGAGGGCAGGGTCAGGGTAGGGCCAAGGTCCT
This genomic interval from Ictidomys tridecemlineatus isolate mIctTri1 chromosome 9, mIctTri1.hap1, whole genome shotgun sequence contains the following:
- the Tmem175 gene encoding endosomal/lysosomal proton channel TMEM175 isoform X1, producing the protein MSGPQTPEQTLDAQGDSSLCRKDEDIREGTQSSHRMLGFSDALLSIIATVMILPVTHTEISPEQQFDKSIQRLLATRIAVYLMTFLIVTVAWAAHTRLFQVVGKIDDTLALLNLACMMTITLLPYTFSLMVTFPDVPLGIFLFCVCVIAIGVVQALIVGYAFHFPHLLSPQIRCSAHRALSRRHILHLVLRGPVLCFLAAIFSLFFFPVSYLLMVTVIFLPYISKATSWCKDRLVGHRDPPTHSAEVFSFDLHEPLSKERVEAFSDGVYAIVATLLILDICEDNVPDPKAVKEQFRGSLVAALGAYGPHFLAYFGSFATVGLLWFAHHSLFLHVRKATQAMGLLNTLSLAFVGGLPLAYQQTAAFARQPRDELERVRLSCAIVFFASIFQFAIWTAALLRQAETLQPAVRFGGQEHAFMFAKLALYPCASLLAFAATCLLSRFSTAIFHVMQIAVPFAFLLLRLLVRLALASLHGLRHLRPAQPLRSQAPEEAQSQLLPSSC
- the Tmem175 gene encoding endosomal/lysosomal proton channel TMEM175 isoform X2, yielding MSGPQTPEQTLDAQGDSSLCRKDEDIREGTQSSHRMLGFSDALLSIIATVMILPVTHTEISPEQQFDKSIQRLLATRIAVYLMTFLIVTVAWAAHTRLFQVVGKIDDTLALLNLACMMTITLLPYTFSLMVTFPDVPLGIFLFCVCVIAIGVVQSYLLMVTVIFLPYISKATSWCKDRLVGHRDPPTHSAEVFSFDLHEPLSKERVEAFSDGVYAIVATLLILDICEDNVPDPKAVKEQFRGSLVAALGAYGPHFLAYFGSFATVGLLWFAHHSLFLHVRKATQAMGLLNTLSLAFVGGLPLAYQQTAAFARQPRDELERVRLSCAIVFFASIFQFAIWTAALLRQAETLQPAVRFGGQEHAFMFAKLALYPCASLLAFAATCLLSRFSTAIFHVMQIAVPFAFLLLRLLVRLALASLHGLRHLRPAQPLRSQAPEEAQSQLLPSSC
- the Tmem175 gene encoding endosomal/lysosomal proton channel TMEM175 isoform X4, translated to MMTITLLPYTFSLMVTFPDVPLGIFLFCVCVIAIGVVQALIVGYAFHFPHLLSPQIRCSAHRALSRRHILHLVLRGPVLCFLAAIFSLFFFPVSYLLMVTVIFLPYISKATSWCKDRLVGHRDPPTHSAEVFSFDLHEPLSKERVEAFSDGVYAIVATLLILDICEDNVPDPKAVKEQFRGSLVAALGAYGPHFLAYFGSFATVGLLWFAHHSLFLHVRKATQAMGLLNTLSLAFVGGLPLAYQQTAAFARQPRDELERVRLSCAIVFFASIFQFAIWTAALLRQAETLQPAVRFGGQEHAFMFAKLALYPCASLLAFAATCLLSRFSTAIFHVMQIAVPFAFLLLRLLVRLALASLHGLRHLRPAQPLRSQAPEEAQSQLLPSSC
- the Tmem175 gene encoding endosomal/lysosomal proton channel TMEM175 isoform X3 gives rise to the protein MMELYVHISRAGFSAFWQKLHNTSRELQLKQATCASCTSNRLFQVVGKIDDTLALLNLACMMTITLLPYTFSLMVTFPDVPLGIFLFCVCVIAIGVVQALIVGYAFHFPHLLSPQIRCSAHRALSRRHILHLVLRGPVLCFLAAIFSLFFFPVSYLLMVTVIFLPYISKATSWCKDRLVGHRDPPTHSAEVFSFDLHEPLSKERVEAFSDGVYAIVATLLILDICEDNVPDPKAVKEQFRGSLVAALGAYGPHFLAYFGSFATVGLLWFAHHSLFLHVRKATQAMGLLNTLSLAFVGGLPLAYQQTAAFARQPRDELERVRLSCAIVFFASIFQFAIWTAALLRQAETLQPAVRFGGQEHAFMFAKLALYPCASLLAFAATCLLSRFSTAIFHVMQIAVPFAFLLLRLLVRLALASLHGLRHLRPAQPLRSQAPEEAQSQLLPSSC
- the Dgkq gene encoding diacylglycerol kinase theta isoform X1, yielding MVLPPSCVRLLSRNFSKMHCFRIAEAVVPEPGNKDDGADGIATGVLGREALVAPESGKQTLKIFDGNDAIRRNQFRLVTVPRLARSQEVLEVALRAYCVIEDARDFELQALPLPSLSGDTQALGKAGLSGPVEEEGSRVSGPQEPMPEAWVIRSLPRTQEVLKIYPAWLKVGVAYVSIRVTPQSTAQTVVLEVLPLFGRQVEGPESFQLVEVLMGSKQVQRTVLADEEPLLDRLRDIRQTSVRQVSQTRFYVTESRTVTPHVSLFVGGLPPGLSPQEYSHLLHEAMAIKAAVVSVSHVYNSQGAVVLDVACFAEAERLFMLGRDTVVRGRPLSLLVLPDVLHMKLPSDCCPLLVFVNPKSGGLKGRDLLCSFRRLLNPHQVFELTNGGPLPGFHLFSQVPCFRVLVCGGDGTVGWVLGALEEIRHRLACPEPSVAILPLGTGNDLGRVLRWGAGYSGEDPFSVLVSVDEADAVLMDRWTILLDAQEASSTENSVVDTEPPKIVQMSNYCGIGIDAELSLDFHQAREEEPGKFTSRFHNKGVYVRVGLQKISHSRGLHRELRLQVEQQEVELPSIEGLIFINIPSWGSGADLWGSDSDPRFEKPRMDDGLLEVVGVTGVVHMGQVQGGLRSGIRIAQGSYFRVTLLKATPVQVDGEPWVQAPGHMIISAAGPKVHMLRKAKQRPRKVGTTRDTRADTSSALEGDPK